One window from the genome of Rhodopseudomonas sp. P2A-2r encodes:
- a CDS encoding HlyD family secretion protein, producing MAGPRDQAARIHRSEPDTADGAAVRKIAPAADASDPAVAETVARGPADTPGPAKPASPTSAAPAAAPKSGKKKVVLLGIGAVLALAAAAYGVNYYLVGRFMVSTDDAYVRANNTTLGARVSGHIAAILPGDNASVKAGDVLFRIDDGDYRIAVDAARHKIDTQQATIARIGRQVTAMQSAVEQASAQQASADAMSKRAALDFDRQDALSTKGFASRAIFETSQATRDQTAAAVLSAKAAVDAARDNVEVTKAQQNEARAQLAELQSALDKAERDLSFTEVKAPVDGIFSNRLVNTGDFISAGQRLANVVPLDAVYIDANFKETQLRRLKPGQPVRIELDADASRDIEGVVDSLAPAAGAVFTLLPPDNATGNFTKIVQRVPVRIKVPAAIAKENLLRAGMSVYVRVNTKPGAEPAH from the coding sequence ATGGCCGGACCGCGCGACCAAGCCGCCCGCATCCATCGTTCCGAGCCGGATACCGCCGATGGCGCGGCAGTGAGGAAGATTGCCCCCGCTGCGGATGCCTCCGACCCCGCAGTGGCGGAGACGGTCGCCCGTGGTCCCGCCGACACGCCTGGCCCCGCCAAGCCGGCATCTCCTACATCCGCTGCACCGGCCGCCGCGCCGAAATCCGGCAAGAAGAAGGTCGTCCTGCTTGGGATCGGCGCCGTGCTGGCGCTGGCTGCGGCGGCCTACGGCGTGAACTATTATCTGGTCGGCCGTTTCATGGTCTCCACCGACGATGCCTATGTCCGCGCCAACAATACGACGCTGGGCGCACGCGTCTCCGGCCATATCGCGGCGATCCTGCCCGGGGACAACGCGTCGGTGAAGGCCGGCGATGTGCTGTTCAGGATCGATGACGGCGACTATCGCATCGCCGTCGATGCCGCGCGCCACAAGATCGACACCCAGCAGGCCACCATTGCCCGCATCGGGCGCCAGGTCACCGCGATGCAGAGCGCGGTGGAGCAGGCCAGTGCACAACAGGCATCGGCGGATGCCATGTCAAAGCGCGCCGCGCTTGATTTCGATCGGCAGGACGCACTGAGCACCAAGGGATTTGCCTCGCGCGCGATCTTCGAGACCTCGCAGGCGACGCGCGACCAGACCGCGGCCGCCGTGCTATCGGCGAAGGCCGCGGTGGACGCCGCGCGCGACAACGTCGAAGTGACCAAGGCGCAGCAGAACGAGGCGCGCGCTCAGCTCGCCGAATTGCAGAGCGCACTCGACAAGGCCGAGCGCGATCTGTCCTTCACCGAGGTCAAGGCGCCGGTCGACGGCATCTTTTCGAATCGTCTCGTCAATACCGGCGACTTCATCTCGGCCGGGCAGCGGCTCGCCAATGTGGTGCCGCTCGACGCCGTCTATATCGATGCCAACTTCAAGGAGACCCAGCTGCGCCGCCTGAAGCCGGGCCAGCCGGTGCGCATCGAGCTTGATGCCGATGCCAGCCGCGACATCGAAGGCGTGGTCGACAGCCTGGCGCCGGCAGCCGGCGCCGTGTTCACGCTGCTGCCGCCCGATAACGCCACCGGCAACTTCACCAAGATCGTGCAGCGCGTGCCGGTCCGCATCAAGGTCCCCGCTGCCATCGCCAAGGAGAACCTGCTGCGCGCCGGCATGTCGGTCTACGTCCGCGTCAACACCAAGCCGGGCGCCGAGCCGGCGCATTGA
- a CDS encoding TetR/AcrR family transcriptional regulator: MVASHSATLSLVGDEDSAKRRQILDGARAVFMNLGFDGASMGEIARAAGVSKGTLYVYFADKNGLFEAIVAEEVIEQGRAAFNFDLTRDVETTLKNFGTAYIQLLCRPGGGSSTRTVMAIAERMPEVGQRFYNNVVMLTVNRLATYLEARVTAGDIAIPDLELAASQFMMCCQASLFLPFIFQAKPAPSLEQIAIVVDSATRMFLAAYQVKPA, from the coding sequence ATGGTTGCCTCCCATTCCGCGACGCTTTCCCTTGTTGGCGACGAAGACAGCGCCAAGCGTCGGCAAATTCTCGACGGCGCCCGCGCCGTGTTCATGAATCTCGGCTTCGACGGCGCCAGCATGGGCGAGATCGCGCGGGCGGCGGGCGTGTCGAAGGGCACGCTCTATGTCTACTTCGCCGACAAGAACGGGTTGTTCGAGGCGATCGTCGCCGAAGAGGTGATCGAGCAAGGCCGAGCGGCGTTCAATTTCGATCTGACGCGCGACGTCGAGACCACGCTGAAGAACTTCGGCACCGCCTATATCCAGCTGCTGTGCCGGCCCGGCGGCGGATCCTCCACGCGCACGGTGATGGCCATCGCCGAACGCATGCCCGAAGTCGGCCAGCGCTTCTACAACAACGTGGTGATGCTGACGGTCAACCGGCTGGCGACTTATCTCGAGGCGCGCGTGACAGCCGGCGACATCGCCATTCCGGACCTGGAACTGGCCGCATCGCAGTTCATGATGTGCTGCCAGGCGTCTCTGTTCCTGCCGTTCATTTTCCAGGCCAAGCCGGCGCCGTCGCTGGAGCAGATCGCCATTGTGGTCGACAGTGCGACGCGCATGTTCCTGGCCGCCTATCAGGTCAAGCCCGCCTGA
- a CDS encoding extensin family protein has product MTRGIRLHLVGSVVLVSLAGCGRGLFQTEEREPWRAEAEVACLKSGAVKEGADLVRINPISGPGVCGAEFPLKVAALGESNSSFGFADETLRPPGSVGGAGQPRWPLQPQPMPARPATAYPSSTPQAAAQPPSYGAAPYGAAANSGPMSLNPPGMPEAEDEVEMPPAPASQAAPQPRQPYGRYSSGVVQSPPPDYAQPRLGPGPGNVTGSVGPVALKPTATLACPIVSALDKWLAEAVQPAAMRWFGARVVEIKQISAYSCRGMNGSSRAHISEHAFGNALDIAGFTLADGRKISVKDGWKGVAEEQGFLRDVQGGACQIFNTVLAPGSNVFHYDHIHVDLMRRAKRPVICQPAAMSGEQVASRVQGRSSYSSREPASTGSLGRWFTKKPVAKGHDEEDYADE; this is encoded by the coding sequence ATGACGCGCGGAATTCGTTTGCATCTCGTCGGCTCCGTGGTCCTTGTATCGCTTGCGGGTTGTGGTCGCGGTCTGTTCCAGACCGAGGAGCGCGAACCCTGGCGTGCCGAGGCTGAAGTCGCATGCCTGAAGTCCGGTGCCGTGAAGGAGGGAGCCGATCTCGTTCGGATCAACCCGATTTCAGGGCCGGGAGTCTGCGGCGCAGAATTTCCCCTGAAAGTGGCCGCGCTCGGCGAGAGCAACAGCAGCTTCGGTTTCGCCGATGAAACGCTGCGGCCGCCGGGCTCCGTGGGCGGTGCCGGTCAGCCGCGCTGGCCGCTCCAGCCGCAGCCGATGCCGGCGCGCCCGGCGACGGCCTATCCGAGTTCCACTCCACAGGCTGCGGCACAGCCGCCGTCATACGGTGCTGCGCCATATGGCGCAGCGGCCAATAGCGGCCCGATGTCGCTGAACCCGCCCGGCATGCCCGAGGCGGAGGACGAGGTCGAGATGCCGCCGGCGCCTGCTTCCCAGGCCGCACCGCAGCCGCGCCAGCCTTATGGGCGTTACAGCTCCGGCGTGGTTCAGAGCCCGCCGCCTGATTATGCCCAGCCGCGACTCGGGCCGGGGCCCGGCAATGTCACCGGATCGGTCGGTCCCGTCGCGCTGAAGCCAACCGCGACGCTGGCCTGTCCGATCGTTTCGGCGCTCGACAAGTGGCTGGCGGAAGCCGTGCAGCCTGCGGCGATGCGCTGGTTCGGCGCCCGCGTGGTCGAGATCAAGCAGATCTCGGCCTATTCGTGCCGCGGCATGAACGGCAGTTCGCGTGCGCATATTTCCGAGCATGCGTTCGGCAACGCACTCGACATCGCCGGCTTCACGCTGGCCGACGGCCGCAAGATTTCGGTGAAGGATGGCTGGAAGGGCGTAGCGGAAGAGCAGGGGTTCCTGCGCGACGTACAAGGCGGAGCCTGCCAGATTTTCAACACCGTGCTGGCGCCGGGATCCAACGTCTTTCACTACGATCACATCCACGTCGATCTGATGCGTCGGGCCAAACGTCCGGTGATCTGCCAGCCCGCTGCGATGTCAGGCGAACAGGTGGCGTCGCGCGTGCAAGGCCGCAGCAGCTATTCCAGCCGCGAACCCGCTTCGACGGGATCGCTCGGCCGCTGGTTCACCAAGAAGCCGGTGGCGAAGGGCCACGATGAGGAAGACTACGCCGACGAGTAG
- a CDS encoding sensor histidine kinase has product MRLANFIRENSAPIIAEWETFAATLAPASDATSPLSLRNHITYILEFIADDIDSWQSDAEQVKKSHGKKPRPPINSVAEVHAALRQAGGFNMDQMVSEYRALRASVVKLWSAQLSGSGQHDINDLTRFNEAIDQELTESISYYSSKVDRSRNLFLGILGHDLRNPISAMLMSAELIARIGSLNERQMMLISQISVSADRATEILDQLVDLTRARLGAGLQVFRAPMDMAFVARQLIEEMRATHPDRTFVIDVSGDTEGEWDRPRIGQLFSNLLGNAVQYGFRDLPIKVRITGAPDEVTLSVHNDGIPIPATAVHGIFDALVRGASGPNAHLSSNSLGLGLYITKEVVSAHGGTIKVTSSEKDGTTFTARFPRTIDDPQFVPVGHA; this is encoded by the coding sequence ATGCGTCTGGCCAACTTCATCCGCGAGAATTCGGCACCCATCATCGCCGAATGGGAAACGTTCGCGGCAACGCTGGCTCCGGCCTCCGACGCAACCAGCCCGCTGTCGCTGCGCAATCACATCACGTACATCCTGGAGTTCATCGCCGACGATATCGACAGTTGGCAAAGCGATGCCGAGCAGGTGAAGAAATCCCACGGCAAAAAGCCGCGGCCACCCATCAACAGCGTGGCCGAGGTTCACGCCGCGTTGCGGCAGGCCGGCGGGTTCAACATGGACCAGATGGTTTCGGAGTATCGCGCGCTGCGCGCCAGTGTCGTCAAATTATGGAGCGCGCAACTATCGGGATCCGGACAGCACGACATCAACGATTTGACCCGTTTTAACGAAGCCATCGATCAGGAGCTGACGGAGTCCATCAGTTATTACTCTTCGAAAGTGGATCGCTCCCGCAATCTGTTTCTTGGTATCCTCGGCCACGATCTCCGCAATCCGATCAGCGCCATGCTGATGTCGGCCGAACTGATCGCACGGATAGGATCGCTGAACGAGCGGCAGATGATGCTGATCTCCCAGATTTCCGTGAGTGCCGATCGCGCGACCGAGATACTGGATCAGCTTGTCGATCTGACGCGTGCGCGCCTCGGAGCCGGGCTGCAGGTTTTCAGGGCGCCCATGGACATGGCTTTTGTCGCCCGACAGCTGATCGAAGAAATGCGCGCAACCCATCCCGACCGCACCTTCGTGATTGACGTATCCGGTGACACGGAAGGCGAATGGGACAGACCTCGCATCGGCCAGCTGTTTTCAAACCTGCTCGGCAACGCGGTGCAATATGGCTTCCGCGACCTTCCCATTAAAGTGAGGATTACCGGCGCGCCGGACGAAGTGACACTCTCGGTTCATAATGACGGCATACCGATCCCGGCAACCGCGGTGCACGGGATCTTCGATGCTCTGGTCCGTGGCGCCTCGGGGCCCAATGCCCATCTTTCATCGAATAGTCTCGGCCTGGGGCTGTACATTACCAAGGAGGTTGTTTCCGCACACGGCGGAACGATCAAGGTGACCTCCTCGGAAAAGGACGGAACGACCTTCACAGCGCGCTTCCCGCGCACAATCGATGACCCCCAATTCGTGCCGGTCGGGCATGCCTGA
- a CDS encoding ABC transporter substrate-binding protein: MRKIIAAAIGAALSAAALLAQPAAAQTPIKIMVGGIDKQIYLPAKLAAQLGFFKEQGLDVELFNSTSGSQAATALLAREVQGVVGFYDHTIDLQSKGKFITSVVQFAVAPGEVVLVKAADADKLKDPANWKGQALGVTGLGSATDFLTRALAAKAGLKAQDYSLVPVGAGDTFLASMQQGKIVSGMTTEPTVARAVKNGTAKVGIDLRTPESTRAALGGDYPAACLYMDRAWMEANKETAQKVVNVMVKTLKWMHSHSPEEIAAQMPKDYYAGELELYIQGLREGRAQYSPDGMMPAGAPESVLKVLTSFSPNLQGKTIDLAKTYTTDFVIKANATH, encoded by the coding sequence ATGCGCAAGATTATCGCCGCGGCCATCGGCGCCGCTCTGTCCGCCGCCGCGCTGCTGGCGCAGCCAGCCGCCGCGCAGACCCCGATCAAGATCATGGTCGGCGGCATCGACAAGCAGATCTACCTGCCCGCCAAGCTCGCCGCACAGCTCGGCTTCTTCAAGGAACAGGGCCTCGACGTCGAATTGTTCAACTCGACCTCCGGCTCCCAGGCCGCCACCGCCCTGCTGGCCCGCGAAGTCCAGGGCGTGGTCGGCTTCTACGACCACACCATCGACCTGCAGTCCAAAGGCAAGTTCATCACCTCGGTGGTGCAGTTCGCCGTCGCCCCCGGCGAGGTGGTGCTGGTGAAGGCTGCCGACGCCGACAAGCTCAAGGACCCCGCCAACTGGAAGGGCCAGGCGCTGGGCGTCACCGGCCTCGGTTCGGCCACCGACTTCCTGACCCGCGCGCTGGCCGCCAAGGCCGGGCTCAAGGCGCAGGACTATTCGCTGGTGCCGGTCGGCGCCGGCGACACCTTCCTGGCCTCGATGCAGCAGGGCAAGATCGTCTCCGGCATGACCACCGAACCGACGGTGGCGCGCGCGGTGAAGAACGGCACGGCAAAAGTCGGCATCGACCTGCGGACTCCGGAATCCACCCGCGCAGCGCTCGGCGGCGACTATCCGGCGGCCTGCCTGTACATGGACCGCGCCTGGATGGAAGCCAACAAGGAGACCGCGCAGAAGGTGGTCAATGTGATGGTCAAGACGCTGAAGTGGATGCACAGCCATTCGCCGGAAGAGATCGCCGCGCAAATGCCGAAGGACTATTATGCCGGCGAACTGGAGCTCTACATTCAGGGCCTGCGCGAGGGCCGCGCGCAATATTCGCCGGATGGCATGATGCCGGCAGGCGCGCCGGAGTCCGTCCTGAAGGTGCTGACCAGCTTCTCGCCCAACCTGCAGGGCAAGACCATCGACCTCGCCAAGACCTACACCACGGATTTCGTCATCAAGGCGAACGCCACACATTAA